The Oncorhynchus tshawytscha isolate Ot180627B linkage group LG27, Otsh_v2.0, whole genome shotgun sequence genome includes the window TTTTGAAGACAGGTCTTACCCTGTAATGACTGGAGACAGAGAACGAAGGTGTTAATTCATAAATGCTGGAAAACACCTAGCTGTAATGTAGCTTACAAGTTGGTTTCCCTATTACTCCACACATTTGATTTCTTGTAGGGCAGCAGGTTCAGGGCATGTTCCATTGTAATGCAGAATTTGATACATTCAGCTGGATCTAAAGCCATTCTGGTATAGAAAGGACCTATTATTCAAGGAAGTAGAATGGCTATTGCAACTATTCTAACTGATGATTTGTTAGGCTTGGATGGCCTCATATCTGACATGGTGGCCTTGGTACTCTTAAACTATTTGTCTTCTATAGCAGAGAATAAACTTTGGTCAAACCACATGGGCTGGTGCTGCTTTAAAAATTAGGATTTGACTTGGATGTTGGTTGAACAGTTCATCAAAATTGCAAAGGAGAATGTTGTAGCCTGTTTTTGACTGTTCTCATTTCTGGGAGAAGTTGATTGTAAATGTTAGAcagatattttgtttgtttattctaCTGACCATTGCTGTGATTTACAAAATGGGATGCAAGTAAAGTGTAAgatgtatattttgtatttgttttaggCTTCTATCCTTTGCTGATTAATCCTCATGTTATCCAAACAGTTCAAATGTGGTAATCATTTGGATAATGTCCCGGGTTCATGTTTACATAATTTAAATGTAAATCAATTGAATGTAAATTATGATATTTTGCTACTTTTCGTTGTAATCTACATTTTATTTATGGATGGTGACATGGTTATGTTTTACATAAATATATGTGGGCCTGGCCTATCTTGTTGTGTGCAAGTTTCAAATGGTTTATTGGAAGAAtgcagcatatatatatatatatatatataaagtggcTTGGTAATAAAAGCATGTGGGATTTTGGCAAACGTCCTGTATTTATTTATACTTAGTTTGGGTGAAGGCTCAGTATGATTATTTGGGGACCAAACCTTTTTTGAAGTCATGGAGTTCCAACTGCAAAAATGATTCTTATGAGAAGGATGCAGGGAGTGGGGGGAGGGGTCACTAGCTTCAGTAGCTACAAAGTTATAAACCCcgcccatttctacaatttattatcttaaaatgttattttaaagtTAAGCttaactttaaccacactgctatacttatgtctgaccctaaccttaaattaagaccaaaaaataaaatatttgtagccaattttgactgtggctgtggaatctgacgAATGTATAATACAAACTGGAAACTGGTGGGTGGGGGTTGTCAAACTTGGGTTACCGTACTTCATGGCTATGCCTTGCCCAGTTTCCCGGCCCGCTTCAACTCAGTTCCTGTAACTTTAGCTAGCGACGCATCCAGGTTCAAGGAGCTGGGATGGCGGAGAAGAGCCCTGAATCCAGCGGCTCAGTTGACCAGTGTCCCGCCCTGTCTCCGGAACAGAGAATGCAGTCACCTGGGATCGGGGCATCCAAATGGGTCCGTCTGAATGTCGGTGGGACATACTTTCTCACAACGAGACAAACGTTGTGCCGAGACTCAAAATCGTTCCTGTACCGTCTGTGCCAGGCCGACCCCGACCTAGACTCTGACAAGGTAGGATATctgtctagctagctaacgttactagctagttggctaatgttaactagctaaccgTTTGTCTGTTTTACACAGCATGTGAATGTTCTAACGTTAACTTACGTTACCTAGCTAGCATATCCAGACCGATTTACTAACTAGTTAGCTAAATATTTTCGTTGTTTAGCCAGGAAGTAAGCCAAGCGGGTAGCTAACTTAGATGGTCAACGTTAGCTACTAATGTCGTTACTAGTACGGGCTAGCTAGTTCAGCTGGCCAACGTTAACTCCCAAAGAACTTGACTAACTAGCTAAATAACGTTAGTTTGTTTTCCTGTTTTTAATCTGGATAACCCTCCTGACTACAGATCTACAGTAGCTAACTAACAAATATTAATTTGGAATACAGCACTTTTCTACTCGTACTAAGATAACATTCGtgtatatagtacagtactagTATCTGTCAGCTCGCTAACAGGCAAGTTAGCAATCCAGCCAACCACAAACTGTTACTGTAGCCATCTAGCTGGTGAATATCAGAATAACGCCTACACGCAAATGGACCTTAGAATACATTGTTGACAAAACCAATGAATTGTGTGTATAAATGTTTTTTGTGTAAATAATTGGGCTTATAATTTACAATTGTGCAAATGAGCCCCCCCCTCTGGAAAAGGAGCGTTGCCCCTGTAAGAGAAAGTATGATAATCCACATGTTGAAAGTGTTTACCATCCTGATTTCCAACCCTCAAAGGTCACCATGCATCATTTAACAGGAGGATGACATTTAAAAGCTGGCAAAAGACCTTACAAGACAAGTTGGCTCAGTCATACAGGTGCATTTGCAATGAGTCTTGGGCTCTGAAAGATTCACAGTATCCCAGCAGAATAGTTTCATCCCATAGTTATCTAGGATATTTATGAAACTATGCTGATTAGCATTCCTCATTTGAATTTGAGGTGAAAGTCTCCAATGTCTGTAATCTTCATGTGTCCAATGTAATGTGGTAAGGAGATGTATCTCTGCCCTCTGTATTGATTCTTGCTAAtgatggcgtgtgtgtgtgtgtgaaggctgGAGCAAGGCCGCTGTGGTGATTCTTCAGGGATAATGAGACCTGCTAAATGTCAGTTACCCCATGTTGGCGCTGCTCCAAGCTCTGGACACAGAGCTGTTGTATCCATGGATTGGCTATGGGCTTATTATGCGATTGCACAGTTCTGTTTCGATGTTTGTCACTGTACAAAAATCGTCAATGGTATCTCCCCTGATTTTGTTATTGATAATCTGCTTTTCTCATTGTTATCGACTTCTCTTTCTTCAGGATGAAACGGGTGCCTATTTGATAGACCGGGACCCAACGTACTTTGGTCCAGTGCTCAACTACCTGAGGCATGGAAAACTGGTGCTCAATAGAGGCCTTGCCGAGGAAGGTATGATGATAATGTCTTGGGGATATTCTAGGATATGCTGAGACATGTCTGAAGTGTTGTGCCATTCTGTCATTTTTGTTGCCGTTTCTTTTTCGCTCCAACACTTCACACGCTAACAATCACACGTTACATTTAAAACCACAGCAGTTCTCATTAGCATACATAGTTGTTTTCAATGATTGGGGTTTTAATAACTGGTTAAATACATTCTGTTCCCCTCCAAGGTGTACTGGAAGAGGCTGAATTCTACAATATCCCTTCTTTGATCAGGCTAATTAAAGACAAAATCAGGGAGAGGGACTGCAAAACAGTTCAGGTGTGTGGGCTTGACTAAAATTGCTATTGCTATCTGGGTGATTTCTTTCTTCCCTGAGACTGTCCTGTTGTAATCACTAATACAGAGCTCTGGATATTAAAGGGTGCAGTGGGGTGGCCTTGGGGCCTCTAAGGTCCTCTAACTACTGGCCAGAGGCACATCCTTGGCAAGCTCCCTCCCTCCCGAGGATCACCTCTGTTTACATGGTCTATCACTGCAATGATTCTGGGCACAAGCTCCACTTAAGCTACTGGGATTTCCAGGTCTTGTTGATGTATTGGCATTAGTCCATAGTCTCCTGACCCTTGCCAGGTAGATGAGGTCAGGAATTGGCACATACTGGCTATGCTTTGCTCTGGGGGGGATGGGAGATTCATATGTAGCCTATTGAGAGCACTTGCTGCTCTGTTGCATGTGAATTAACAttgcctctttttctctctacagCTCCCTATAAAACATGTCTACAGAGTCTTGCAGTGCCAAGAAGAGGAGCTAACACAAATGGTTTCCACCATGTCAGATGGTTGGAAGTTTGAGCAGGTAATTATCTTGAAAGGAAGAGATTGGGGAGTGTTCTGCCTCCTATTTTCAGAAATGTTCCTCTCAGCTGCACTTTGACTTGTGTTGGTTGATTTACGGAGTACAGTGTTTAACATAAATACTATAATCGTCTTCATTTGTAGTCCTTGTGAAATACAACCTTGCCGCATAATTTGGTTACACAGCTGTTATTgtggtactgtatttatttttgtgaAAGTCTGAATCGTCCTCCCTCAGTTGGTCAGTATTGGCTCCTCATATAACTATGGAAACGAAGACCAGGCAGAGTTCCTGTGTGTTGTCTCTAAGGAGCTACATAACCAATCATATGGCACAAGCAGTGAACCAAGTGAAAAGGCCAAGGTGAGTATCCCAGCACTGCAACAAAAACGTCTTTCATCATCGTCCTGTCCATTGTTACAACCATGTATTGTGAGTTACACCAAGTTTGGTATACATGTTGTCTCACATGGCTTTGTCTAATATAAATGCACGCATAACTTTTTTATTGGTCATGGATGCTGcaattcctttctctgcatgctGCATTTCCTGCAGAGGACAAGTACAAGGATTGTTAGAAACATTTTGCCAATGAATGTATCTACCTTTGAATGTAAGGGGACAATGGGTGAGATTTTTCTTAGACCCCTGCCATTGTAGCCTTAAACCTTTCTCCAAGAGCCCCTTCATCCCTATGAGCCCATTACCTAGAGAGCATCCCGCTGATCATTATCTAGACGAGAGTAATGCCTTGATAATGATTTAAACTACGTTAATATTTAATGACCTCCTGTCACTAGCTTCTGCAGTTCACGGAATTCTCCATAGCCTTAGTCTCCCCGCTTTCCAGTCtcctggtaaaaaaaaagaagaacatTTTAGGCTTCTTCCTGCCTGTTAGCATTTAACTCATAGTACTTTTTGTCAAAGGTTTTCTGGAACATCTGTTGAAATAGGCCTTAACGTCTTATTTTGACCATTTTCATTTGCAGATTCTTCAAGAACAAGGCTCTCGAATGTGAAGAGACTGTTCAGTCCTTAGGATTGCGTCCTACTATGATGTCCAGATATAAAGACACAAACTACATCACATTCTGAGGAGTGTTATGGCACGCTGAAGAAGATGGCTAACTGCAGTCTACACATTGTACACACCATTTTTCTTTTCagacatcaaatcaaaatgtgCAAAACGATAGCATTACTCAGTTTTTGGGCCTACATAGTAAAATAGGACTGTAGATTTTCACACAGAGAGAAGGGCCTTATCACTTATCATATTGTCCACAGCATCTATACTTGGTCCATCATTTACTCAGGGTCTCTAATAGTGTTTTGGAAGATGTATTAGGTGTGCACTGTCTGGTGGGACATTATTTCAAACATCTGTGCGTACTACATTATGCCAGTCCTTCACATACAAAAATCAAACCTCTGAGAAATGAATTGGAAAGCATGTTTTAAAAGTTAAATATTTAAGACTATTTATATGGAGTTGTATAGATTCATACTGTCTTGTTAGGGGCGAAGGCTGTATTgaaagtttatttatttttttacatatctTTAAACTGATTATGTCCCTTTCCAAATATCCCTTCAACCTGCACATGATCAGTTTTTTTGGAAGGAGGACATTCTTATAACTACTTCTACCAGGGTTCTTGTATGATAATGAGGTTGAAGTGATGTTAGGGAATGCCAGATGTTAAAGGACTAAAACTTGTCTTCCATCCCCAGACTCTGGTGTGTTTTAGTTGGGTTACCTGTTAGGCAGCCACTGTGGAACTGGAACACATTGTTATATTTTAGAGGACATTATACCTAGAGCCATTTGATAGGCACATTTTTTCACATTGACATGTGTGGAACAGCTGGTTTTGTGACGGGCCTGTTTTCCATTTTACGTgagaaagaaaagcatttttgtCTCTTGCATGAATTAGTGCATatctgcttgtttgtgtgtgtatacacaatcCTTACGCTTCTGCGGTTTGACTATATGGAGCTTTGACAGGGCTGTATACCAAGCAAAATTACACCAAACTGGCAGTTTTCAATCATACAAGTCCTAAGCTAAGATGCTTTGGTCATGTATTGATGAAAAGATTGGATATTATAATCTGTAGTCATTACCATGGTTCAATTTGTAGATGGTTGAGCTACTTATTGAATACATTAACATTGTCAGTATATGAAAACATTTCTTTTGGGAAAATTTTGTCTTTGTTCAATGACCAAATCAACGTCTGAATTTCAACTTTAATCTGAATTTCTTTTGTCAGGGATAAGGAAATTCGGTAGACTACATGCATATCTATGAGGAGTTGTACGTAGAGAAAGTATAATAATATTCAGATGTGTTATCAGTGTATGCTTTTTcttcctaacacacacacacagggctttaACTAGTGGAATACAAGCTATAATCTCTGTAAAGGTCAATTGGACCCCTCCTGTTGCCTGATCAAGGTAAAGTTTACATGTCTAGTGTTTTATAATCCGGATCTTACTTACCTTGCCATTTTGACACAATGCTCTAATTTGGCTGGTTTAAACATCTGTATATTACTGTGTTTACATATCCCAGATACCCAGGTAGTTGCTGTCAGCCATTTATCTAGTACGCAGACGGATAGTTTTCCAATATTTCCGTGGACAGTTTTTCTTGGTCACTGAGTTGTCTTGTGGTGATAAGTGCCTCTGATGCTTCACACTGCATGTGAAATCTTGCAGTGATGCCCATAACCACAAGGGCTCACTGTTTGTGTCCACCCTGCAGTGACCGTGAAGACATTCTGAACAGTGTGGGCCATGTGTGTCTAGTGTGGTGTCCTTTGACTGCAGATTCTTAAACACAGAAGGGGGTGTCAGCCATTGCATGCATGGCCTGATGCACCTTCCACCATGCCCTCGGCTCTGTAGGACACCACTTCACTCCACTGTGACACTTCAGCTCCTGTTTGACTGTTATTTTCTAGAATGCTTATCAAGACACACATGTGATCCCTCTGAGGCCACTATGGGTTTCTAAAGGGACATTGTTCCAGTTTCCcgttaaatgtattttaaaaatgaACAGAGGCAGACAATTGTTATTTGCTCCATTTGATCACTGCTGTTCAAATATATTAGtatcaaatgttttttattttttatgcttactgtgtgtatatatagcatGTTTTGACTGGGGATAATGGAAATTATGGTGATGCTAGATCTGGTGGATTTAATCAATAAATGGTAATGAAGTCAACTCTTGTAATTGCATTTGAACAAACTTGCAGAGCCATAGAGAAATAACCACATGGCTCTGTCATCAATATGTTAGATGTACTGTATAGAGCACGGGTGCACTTGAAAGGAAATATGGTAATAACTAAACATCTTTAGAcactggtaggccatcattgtaaataagaatttgttcttaactgacttacctagttagaTAAATATCAAATGAGAGACTCAAGTTTGGTCCATCACAGAGTTAAATCATATTGagctactgtacagtatgaagatgggcAGAAACTGCTACTCATAGAGCCCCaaagtggaggtgtcataataccaaTAAAACCTAGCGGTTAAAACGataaatggttccaattgttttttccATTCATTTTCCTATTAGGGAAATTTAGAATCAAAACAAGGGCTGTGTTTTGAAaaggcttaccctggtgtgacgttCTGATAACAATGTAAATCTCTCAGataaggtgactttcatcaatatattcaGCATTATTTTCTCTCAGATCTGGaaaaaaaatgctaattagcattaaagtagacatcatgcaagactacaaatcccagcaagctcctgcacgtcatctctggctaacaggtattgtgtctatttaaaacttgcacaagaccgTTCACataattgtccatttaaagaaatgttgcCAATTTAATCATTACTAGATTTAGCTAacagatagttaatccagagattctaaTCTTAGCTTCGATTCGGCAGTCTTGTCATGGCATTTTCAGTTCTTTATGACAGCCACATTAGTTACCGTTTCATTTTGGgggggtaatatattgataaaagtaactttgtcctagagagatttacactgtTATCAAAATGGCATGCCAgagtaagcctacatgaaacagcCCTTagtttaagtgtttctaaaatcccctatgggataAATGAATCGTGGAAAAACAATtgtaaccatttccctgtttgaccactaggctTTATGGGTATTACtcatactgtgttttatttttatttatttaaccaggcaagtcagttaagaacaaattattatttacaatgacggcctaactcggacgacgcttggccaattgtgttATGATTAAGCCTGGAAtcgaatcagggtctgtagtgacacctctagcacagGTGTAGTGCCTTATGGCACTCGGGTGGTATTCTATAGAACTCTATCACACTTGTAGGCAATGTCATCGGGTCTAATGGTCCAGACTGTGCATATATGCTGTCAAAGGCACTCCTTCAATAtcaacttgttttttttttgtgtaaattAACTTGTCAGTTTGTCACcttcacgaggttggagtaaaAACATGTTccactacttaagacattggctcgaatctaggttgtACATTTTCTCGAAATCTGAAGGCACAACTGAGGAAGAATGTTTCTTTtttctcattgacttctcaaaccccaaactccggcctggtctgcttggtctgtttTGTAATCCTTCCCGGAAGTCTCGCGACGTTgcacctctgggtttagaaactttATGGCACAACATTGTTGAACGTTCAGATAGAAACACATCGAGGAACTTTGGTCAATCAATCTAGCACTAAAGTTTCAGTAGCCTACGATGCACCAAAGATGTACTAGTTCCGTTCTGGTTTCACCCTCCTAAACACGACCCAGGTTTTGTGAACAAACCTCGTTTGTGAAGGGATCATCTGTATGTGTTAGAAACGAAGTAGTGTGATTATTGTCATAATGTTTAGCAGCTACTACAACGCGTATTAATGCATCACTATCTCTTTCCACACAGGATGCAATATTTAAGTAGGAAAATACTCTCGAGTGATTCCCCAAAATATTGTCATAAACTAAGATTTTGCACAGTCCTAGCCAGAAGATTCCAACCCTACT containing:
- the LOC112246041 gene encoding BTB/POZ domain-containing protein KCTD5, whose product is MAEKSPESSGSVDQCPALSPEQRMQSPGIGASKWVRLNVGGTYFLTTRQTLCRDSKSFLYRLCQADPDLDSDKDETGAYLIDRDPTYFGPVLNYLRHGKLVLNRGLAEEGVLEEAEFYNIPSLIRLIKDKIRERDCKTVQLPIKHVYRVLQCQEEELTQMVSTMSDGWKFEQLVSIGSSYNYGNEDQAEFLCVVSKELHNQSYGTSSEPSEKAKILQEQGSRM